A region from the Rhodamnia argentea isolate NSW1041297 chromosome 7, ASM2092103v1, whole genome shotgun sequence genome encodes:
- the LOC115749587 gene encoding protein MHF1 homolog, with protein METERRTAAAEGQDMEGEFDPAREVSRDRFRLSSISIAHAQARRSGLEIAEPVVACLADLAFQFSEQLAKDLERFAHHAGRKSVNMEDVILSAHRNEHLAISLRSFCDELKLKEPQSLKKRKKLPGKEAKATTSVLHISDL; from the exons ATGGAGACGGAGAGAAGAACTGCTGCGGCCGAGGGTCAGGATATGGAAGGCGAGTTCGATCCGGCGCGAGAGGTGTCCAGAGATCGTTTCCGGctctcctccatctccatcgCCCATGCTCAAG CCCGGCGAAGTGGCTTGGAGATCGCGGAACCTGTAGTTGCCTGCCTCGCCGATTTGGCTTTCCAATTCTCAG AACAGTTGGCTAAGGACCTCGAGCGTTTTGCTCACCATGCTGGGCGTAAGTCTGTTAACATGGAAGATGTCATCCTCTCTG CACATAGGAATGAACACCTGGCCATCTCATTGCGGTCCTTTTGCGATGAGCTCAAACTGAAAGAACCCCAGTCTCTGAAGAAGCGTAAAAAGTTACCAGGAAAAGAAGCCAAAGCTACTACCAGTGTGCTACACATTTCCGACCTGTGA